The Arachis hypogaea cultivar Tifrunner chromosome 14, arahy.Tifrunner.gnm2.J5K5, whole genome shotgun sequence genome has a segment encoding these proteins:
- the LOC112741070 gene encoding regulator of nonsense transcripts UPF3 isoform X4 has translation MKGALDRTKVVLRHLPPTISEAALLDQIDGTFAGRYNWVSFRPGKISQKHMSYSRAYVDFKKPEDVIEFAEFFNGHIFVNEKGAQFKVMVEYAPSQRVPRQWSKKDGRDGSIYKDSEYLEFLELLAKPVENLPSAEIQLEKREAERSGAAKDNPVITPLMDFVRQKRAAKGPRRSLSNGKVSRRAGTSSNGSSCSASSRRGSGKKRISTTMYVARDTGKGSIGKDKTIYTLVPRQGDQHHSSKTSTVASSDANQTLDENVAGNTGSGKKVLLLKGKEREIINGSDLDSLIEQNNVTSSAKTIVGSTPLKQNQRHEGSARIIRSILSNKEMRQSQSARPQSEQTIPTSDLQKERQPPRPVHVQLILKGSNGTPENRIGMHDSRNSSERLEKRVRHKDRPDRGVWTNRSIGGDDSLSLSASSQVDHLEGHAESKHVTAHVRGGDVKSIASGRGSHSSENGFGKHFGRRGPTHLKDVDGYSVANEGKHHRRTSGSHGSHEW, from the exons ATGAAGGGTGCGTTGGATCGGACGAAGGTGGTGCTGCGGCACTTGCCTCCTACGATTTCTGAGGCCGCACTTTTGGACCAAATTGACGGCACCTTCGCTGGCCGCTACAATTGGGTCTCCTTTCGTCCCGGAAAAATCAG CCAGAAGCATATGTCCTATTCCAGAGCTTACGTTGACTTCAAAAAGCCAGAGGACGTTATAGAGTTTGCTGAGTTCTTTAACGGCCACATCTTTGTAAATGAAAAGG GAGCACAGTTCAAAGTCATGGTTGAATATGCTCCTTCACAACGTGTTCCTAGACAGTGGTCTAAAAAGGATGGCCGCGATGGGTCCATATACAAAG ATTCTGAGTATCTGGAGTTTCTTGAACTTCTTGCCAAGCCTGTTGAGAATCTTCCCAGTGCTGAGATACAGTTGGAGAAAAGGGAAGCAGAACGATCAG GTGCTGCAAAAGATAATCCTGTAATTACACCATTGATGGACTTTGTGCGTCAGAAAAGAGCTGCCAAGGGACCTCGG AGATCACTTTCTAATGGAAAAGTGAGTAGAAGAGCTGGCACATCATCAAATGGGAGTAGTTGTTCTGCCTCGTCAAGACGAGGTTCTGGAAAGAAGAGGATTTCCACCACAATG TATGTTGCAAGAGACACAGGGAAAGGTTCCATTGGAAAAGACAAAACAATTTACACTTTGGTTCCCAGGCAAGGTGATCAGCATCATTCAAGTAAAACTTCAACTGTGGCTTCATCAGATGCAAACCAAACACTGGATGAGAATG TTGCTGGAAATACTGGTTCCGGGAAGAAGGTCCTGCTTCTTAAAGGGAAGGAAAGAGAGATAATTAAT GGGTCTGATTTAGATAGTTTAATAGAGCAGAATAATGTAACATCTTCAGCCAAAACAATTGTTGGCTCAACACCTCTGAAGCAGAATCAGAGGCATGAAGGTAGTGCAAGGATTATTAGAAGCATACTCTCAAACAAGGAAATGCGCCAAAGTCAGTCAGCCAGGCCTCAATCGGAGCAGACAATACCAACATCTGATCTACAAAAAGAAAGACAACCACCTCGCCCTGTACATGTGCAATTGATTTTAAAGGGTTCTAATGGGACACCAGAGAATAGGATTGGCATGCATGATTCACGTAATTCAAGTGAGAGGCTGGAGAAACGTGTTAGGCATAAGGATAGACCTGATCGTGGTGTATGGACAAATCGTTCCATTGGAGGCGATGATTCTTTATCATTGTCTGCTTCCTCACAAGTAGACCATTTGGAAG GTCATGCAGAGTCAAAACATGTGACAGCACATGTAAGAGGTGGGGATGTAAAATCGATCGCAAGTGGTCGTGGCAGTCATTCCTCAGAAAATG GCTTTGGTAAACATTTTGGTCGCCGGGGACCAACACATCTGAAGGATGTTGATGGCTATTCTGTTGCAAATGAGGGAAAGCATCATAGAAGAACTAGTGGCTCACATGGTTCCCACGAG TGGTAA
- the LOC112741070 gene encoding regulator of nonsense transcripts UPF3 isoform X3: MKGALDRTKVVLRHLPPTISEAALLDQIDGTFAGRYNWVSFRPGKISQKHMSYSRAYVDFKKPEDVIEFAEFFNGHIFVNEKGAQFKVMVEYAPSQRVPRQWSKKDGRDGSIYKDSEYLEFLELLAKPVENLPSAEIQLEKREAERSGAAKDNPVITPLMDFVRQKRAAKGPRRSLSNGKVSRRAGTSSNGSSCSASSRRGSGKKRISTTMYVARDTGKGSIGKDKTIYTLVPRQGDQHHSSKTSTVASSDANQTLDENGVAGNTGSGKKVLLLKGKEREIINGSDLDSLIEQNNVTSSAKTIVGSTPLKQNQRHEGSARIIRSILSNKEMRQSQSARPQSEQTIPTSDLQKERQPPRPVHVQLILKGSNGTPENRIGMHDSRNSSERLEKRVRHKDRPDRGVWTNRSIGGDDSLSLSASSQVDHLEGHAESKHVTAHVRGGDVKSIASGRGSHSSENGFGKHFGRRGPTHLKDVDGYSVANEGKHHRRTSGSHGSHEW, encoded by the exons ATGAAGGGTGCGTTGGATCGGACGAAGGTGGTGCTGCGGCACTTGCCTCCTACGATTTCTGAGGCCGCACTTTTGGACCAAATTGACGGCACCTTCGCTGGCCGCTACAATTGGGTCTCCTTTCGTCCCGGAAAAATCAG CCAGAAGCATATGTCCTATTCCAGAGCTTACGTTGACTTCAAAAAGCCAGAGGACGTTATAGAGTTTGCTGAGTTCTTTAACGGCCACATCTTTGTAAATGAAAAGG GAGCACAGTTCAAAGTCATGGTTGAATATGCTCCTTCACAACGTGTTCCTAGACAGTGGTCTAAAAAGGATGGCCGCGATGGGTCCATATACAAAG ATTCTGAGTATCTGGAGTTTCTTGAACTTCTTGCCAAGCCTGTTGAGAATCTTCCCAGTGCTGAGATACAGTTGGAGAAAAGGGAAGCAGAACGATCAG GTGCTGCAAAAGATAATCCTGTAATTACACCATTGATGGACTTTGTGCGTCAGAAAAGAGCTGCCAAGGGACCTCGG AGATCACTTTCTAATGGAAAAGTGAGTAGAAGAGCTGGCACATCATCAAATGGGAGTAGTTGTTCTGCCTCGTCAAGACGAGGTTCTGGAAAGAAGAGGATTTCCACCACAATG TATGTTGCAAGAGACACAGGGAAAGGTTCCATTGGAAAAGACAAAACAATTTACACTTTGGTTCCCAGGCAAGGTGATCAGCATCATTCAAGTAAAACTTCAACTGTGGCTTCATCAGATGCAAACCAAACACTGGATGAGAATG GAGTTGCTGGAAATACTGGTTCCGGGAAGAAGGTCCTGCTTCTTAAAGGGAAGGAAAGAGAGATAATTAAT GGGTCTGATTTAGATAGTTTAATAGAGCAGAATAATGTAACATCTTCAGCCAAAACAATTGTTGGCTCAACACCTCTGAAGCAGAATCAGAGGCATGAAGGTAGTGCAAGGATTATTAGAAGCATACTCTCAAACAAGGAAATGCGCCAAAGTCAGTCAGCCAGGCCTCAATCGGAGCAGACAATACCAACATCTGATCTACAAAAAGAAAGACAACCACCTCGCCCTGTACATGTGCAATTGATTTTAAAGGGTTCTAATGGGACACCAGAGAATAGGATTGGCATGCATGATTCACGTAATTCAAGTGAGAGGCTGGAGAAACGTGTTAGGCATAAGGATAGACCTGATCGTGGTGTATGGACAAATCGTTCCATTGGAGGCGATGATTCTTTATCATTGTCTGCTTCCTCACAAGTAGACCATTTGGAAG GTCATGCAGAGTCAAAACATGTGACAGCACATGTAAGAGGTGGGGATGTAAAATCGATCGCAAGTGGTCGTGGCAGTCATTCCTCAGAAAATG GCTTTGGTAAACATTTTGGTCGCCGGGGACCAACACATCTGAAGGATGTTGATGGCTATTCTGTTGCAAATGAGGGAAAGCATCATAGAAGAACTAGTGGCTCACATGGTTCCCACGAG TGGTAA
- the LOC112741070 gene encoding regulator of nonsense transcripts UPF3 isoform X1, which yields MKGALDRTKVVLRHLPPTISEAALLDQIDGTFAGRYNWVSFRPGKISQKHMSYSRAYVDFKKPEDVIEFAEFFNGHIFVNEKGAQFKVMVEYAPSQRVPRQWSKKDGRDGSIYKDSEYLEFLELLAKPVENLPSAEIQLEKREAERSGAAKDNPVITPLMDFVRQKRAAKGPRRSLSNGKVSRRAGTSSNGSSCSASSRRGSGKKRISTTMYVARDTGKGSIGKDKTIYTLVPRQGDQHHSSKTSTVASSDANQTLDENGVAGNTGSGKKVLLLKGKEREIINGSDLDSLIEQNNVTSSAKTIVGSTPLKQNQRHEGSARIIRSILSNKEMRQSQSARPQSEQTIPTSDLQKERQPPRPVHVQLILKGSNGTPENRIGMHDSRNSSERLEKRVRHKDRPDRGVWTNRSIGGDDSLSLSASSQVDHLEGHAESKHVTAHVRGGDVKSIASGRGSHSSENGFGKHFGRRGPTHLKDVDGYSVANEGKHHRRTSGSHGSHEKQVWVQKASSGT from the exons ATGAAGGGTGCGTTGGATCGGACGAAGGTGGTGCTGCGGCACTTGCCTCCTACGATTTCTGAGGCCGCACTTTTGGACCAAATTGACGGCACCTTCGCTGGCCGCTACAATTGGGTCTCCTTTCGTCCCGGAAAAATCAG CCAGAAGCATATGTCCTATTCCAGAGCTTACGTTGACTTCAAAAAGCCAGAGGACGTTATAGAGTTTGCTGAGTTCTTTAACGGCCACATCTTTGTAAATGAAAAGG GAGCACAGTTCAAAGTCATGGTTGAATATGCTCCTTCACAACGTGTTCCTAGACAGTGGTCTAAAAAGGATGGCCGCGATGGGTCCATATACAAAG ATTCTGAGTATCTGGAGTTTCTTGAACTTCTTGCCAAGCCTGTTGAGAATCTTCCCAGTGCTGAGATACAGTTGGAGAAAAGGGAAGCAGAACGATCAG GTGCTGCAAAAGATAATCCTGTAATTACACCATTGATGGACTTTGTGCGTCAGAAAAGAGCTGCCAAGGGACCTCGG AGATCACTTTCTAATGGAAAAGTGAGTAGAAGAGCTGGCACATCATCAAATGGGAGTAGTTGTTCTGCCTCGTCAAGACGAGGTTCTGGAAAGAAGAGGATTTCCACCACAATG TATGTTGCAAGAGACACAGGGAAAGGTTCCATTGGAAAAGACAAAACAATTTACACTTTGGTTCCCAGGCAAGGTGATCAGCATCATTCAAGTAAAACTTCAACTGTGGCTTCATCAGATGCAAACCAAACACTGGATGAGAATG GAGTTGCTGGAAATACTGGTTCCGGGAAGAAGGTCCTGCTTCTTAAAGGGAAGGAAAGAGAGATAATTAAT GGGTCTGATTTAGATAGTTTAATAGAGCAGAATAATGTAACATCTTCAGCCAAAACAATTGTTGGCTCAACACCTCTGAAGCAGAATCAGAGGCATGAAGGTAGTGCAAGGATTATTAGAAGCATACTCTCAAACAAGGAAATGCGCCAAAGTCAGTCAGCCAGGCCTCAATCGGAGCAGACAATACCAACATCTGATCTACAAAAAGAAAGACAACCACCTCGCCCTGTACATGTGCAATTGATTTTAAAGGGTTCTAATGGGACACCAGAGAATAGGATTGGCATGCATGATTCACGTAATTCAAGTGAGAGGCTGGAGAAACGTGTTAGGCATAAGGATAGACCTGATCGTGGTGTATGGACAAATCGTTCCATTGGAGGCGATGATTCTTTATCATTGTCTGCTTCCTCACAAGTAGACCATTTGGAAG GTCATGCAGAGTCAAAACATGTGACAGCACATGTAAGAGGTGGGGATGTAAAATCGATCGCAAGTGGTCGTGGCAGTCATTCCTCAGAAAATG GCTTTGGTAAACATTTTGGTCGCCGGGGACCAACACATCTGAAGGATGTTGATGGCTATTCTGTTGCAAATGAGGGAAAGCATCATAGAAGAACTAGTGGCTCACATGGTTCCCACGAG AAGCAGGTTTGGGTTCAGAAAGCAAGTTCTGGGACCTAG
- the LOC112741070 gene encoding regulator of nonsense transcripts UPF3 isoform X2: MKGALDRTKVVLRHLPPTISEAALLDQIDGTFAGRYNWVSFRPGKISQKHMSYSRAYVDFKKPEDVIEFAEFFNGHIFVNEKGAQFKVMVEYAPSQRVPRQWSKKDGRDGSIYKDSEYLEFLELLAKPVENLPSAEIQLEKREAERSGAAKDNPVITPLMDFVRQKRAAKGPRRSLSNGKVSRRAGTSSNGSSCSASSRRGSGKKRISTTMYVARDTGKGSIGKDKTIYTLVPRQGDQHHSSKTSTVASSDANQTLDENVAGNTGSGKKVLLLKGKEREIINGSDLDSLIEQNNVTSSAKTIVGSTPLKQNQRHEGSARIIRSILSNKEMRQSQSARPQSEQTIPTSDLQKERQPPRPVHVQLILKGSNGTPENRIGMHDSRNSSERLEKRVRHKDRPDRGVWTNRSIGGDDSLSLSASSQVDHLEGHAESKHVTAHVRGGDVKSIASGRGSHSSENGFGKHFGRRGPTHLKDVDGYSVANEGKHHRRTSGSHGSHEKQVWVQKASSGT; this comes from the exons ATGAAGGGTGCGTTGGATCGGACGAAGGTGGTGCTGCGGCACTTGCCTCCTACGATTTCTGAGGCCGCACTTTTGGACCAAATTGACGGCACCTTCGCTGGCCGCTACAATTGGGTCTCCTTTCGTCCCGGAAAAATCAG CCAGAAGCATATGTCCTATTCCAGAGCTTACGTTGACTTCAAAAAGCCAGAGGACGTTATAGAGTTTGCTGAGTTCTTTAACGGCCACATCTTTGTAAATGAAAAGG GAGCACAGTTCAAAGTCATGGTTGAATATGCTCCTTCACAACGTGTTCCTAGACAGTGGTCTAAAAAGGATGGCCGCGATGGGTCCATATACAAAG ATTCTGAGTATCTGGAGTTTCTTGAACTTCTTGCCAAGCCTGTTGAGAATCTTCCCAGTGCTGAGATACAGTTGGAGAAAAGGGAAGCAGAACGATCAG GTGCTGCAAAAGATAATCCTGTAATTACACCATTGATGGACTTTGTGCGTCAGAAAAGAGCTGCCAAGGGACCTCGG AGATCACTTTCTAATGGAAAAGTGAGTAGAAGAGCTGGCACATCATCAAATGGGAGTAGTTGTTCTGCCTCGTCAAGACGAGGTTCTGGAAAGAAGAGGATTTCCACCACAATG TATGTTGCAAGAGACACAGGGAAAGGTTCCATTGGAAAAGACAAAACAATTTACACTTTGGTTCCCAGGCAAGGTGATCAGCATCATTCAAGTAAAACTTCAACTGTGGCTTCATCAGATGCAAACCAAACACTGGATGAGAATG TTGCTGGAAATACTGGTTCCGGGAAGAAGGTCCTGCTTCTTAAAGGGAAGGAAAGAGAGATAATTAAT GGGTCTGATTTAGATAGTTTAATAGAGCAGAATAATGTAACATCTTCAGCCAAAACAATTGTTGGCTCAACACCTCTGAAGCAGAATCAGAGGCATGAAGGTAGTGCAAGGATTATTAGAAGCATACTCTCAAACAAGGAAATGCGCCAAAGTCAGTCAGCCAGGCCTCAATCGGAGCAGACAATACCAACATCTGATCTACAAAAAGAAAGACAACCACCTCGCCCTGTACATGTGCAATTGATTTTAAAGGGTTCTAATGGGACACCAGAGAATAGGATTGGCATGCATGATTCACGTAATTCAAGTGAGAGGCTGGAGAAACGTGTTAGGCATAAGGATAGACCTGATCGTGGTGTATGGACAAATCGTTCCATTGGAGGCGATGATTCTTTATCATTGTCTGCTTCCTCACAAGTAGACCATTTGGAAG GTCATGCAGAGTCAAAACATGTGACAGCACATGTAAGAGGTGGGGATGTAAAATCGATCGCAAGTGGTCGTGGCAGTCATTCCTCAGAAAATG GCTTTGGTAAACATTTTGGTCGCCGGGGACCAACACATCTGAAGGATGTTGATGGCTATTCTGTTGCAAATGAGGGAAAGCATCATAGAAGAACTAGTGGCTCACATGGTTCCCACGAG AAGCAGGTTTGGGTTCAGAAAGCAAGTTCTGGGACCTAG